GAAAAGAAAACAGATCCGTATAATATTTTTTGATTTTAATCTGGAAAACATAAAAGGAACTCCGATCGGATAGAAAACAGGTGATTGATAAAATATATGTGGAAATGGAAGGAAAAGAACCGAAATAGATAAAATAGCGGTCAGAAAATAAAGTGGACAAAAAGTAATAAAAGTGATCAAAAAATAAAAAAAAGGCTTGCATTTTTTCTGAGATGTGATATCATATTATTTGTCTTTAAGACGCGGGTGTAGTTCAATGGTAGAACACCAGCCTTCCAAGCTGGATACGTGGGTTCGATTCCCATCACCCGCTTTTGTTATGCGTAAAAAGAAGAGAGAATGTAAGGAAAATTTTGTTTGACTTTTTGAAAAAGAGGAAATATAATTACAAGAAACGAGTAGCAAGTAAGCGTAAATCCAGTTTACCAGCTACTCGTTTTCATTTTGCAAAAATCAATATCGCCATGAAAAAGTGTGTAGCGTGTCAGCGTAAGTCCAGCTTATATGACAAGGTGCGCACTTTTTTTGTGCCAAAAAGAAAGGAGTTTAAAAAATGGCGGAAAGCAACAAGATGAAGGAGATGCCGGTAAATAAGCTGATGGTCCAGATGGGAATCCCGATGATCCTATCTATGGCATTGCAGGCAGTCTATAACATTGTAGACAGTGCATTTGTAGGAAATATGAGAGTAGGCAGTGAGGCAGCATTAAATGCATTGACTTTGGTATTCCCGGTTCAGATGCTTATGGTCGCAGTAGGAATCGGAACGGGTGTCGGAACCAATGCACTTCTGGCAAGGACACTTGGTCAAGGGAATAGTAAAAAAGCAGCAAAGGTAGCAGGAAACAGTCTGTTTCTTGGAGTGATCATTTATGTGGTCTGCTTACTGTTTGGTATCTTTGGGGTGAAAGCATATATTTCATCACAGACAGTAGATACAGAAGTATTGGAGATGGGAGTCAGCTATCTGAGGATATGCTGCGTAATCTCTTTTGGTATTATTTTCTTTTCTTTATTTGAAAAGTTATTACAGGCAACAGGTCGTTCTCTTTATTCCACAATTGGTCAGGTGGTTGGAGCCGTTGTAAATATTATCCTTGATCCGATCATGATTTATGGTATTGGTCCTTGCCCGGAAATGGGAGTGAAAGGTGCAGCTTATGCAACTGTAATTGGTCAGGTAGCATCCGCAGTATTATTGCTTATCTTTCATATCAAATTCAATAAGGAATTCGAGCATGGGGCAAAATACATGAAGCCGGATGGCGGAATTATCAAAGAAATCTATAAAATCGGACTTCCGGCAATCATTGCACAGGCATTGATGTCCATTATGGTTTATGTGATGAATCTGATCCTGAAGTTCAATCCAGCAGCACAGACAGCCTATGGATTATTTTATAAAGTTCAGCAGTTTGTACTGTTTCTCGCTTTTGGTCTGCGAGATGCGATCACCCCGATCATTGCATTTGCTTATGGAATGAGAAGTAAAAAGAGAATTCAGGATGGAATCAAATATGGTCTGATCTATATAATTGTGTTAATGATTCTGGGAATTACAATCACAGAGATTTTCCCCGGAGTATTTGCAACGCTGTTTAATGCGGGACAGTCAAGAGAATATTTTATTGAAGCAATGAGAATAATCTCAGTCAGCTTTTTGTTTGCAGGCATCAATATTGCTTATCAGGGTATTTATCAGGCACTGAATGGTGGTATAGAGTCCCTTGTTATTTCGCTTTTGAGACAGCTCATTATTATACTGCCGCTGGCCGGAATTTTTTCTATGTTTGTCAGAAATGGACAGATGGGCATTTCATTAATCTGGTGGTCATTTCCGATTACTGAAATAGTTTCATGTTTTGCAGGTTATGTATTTTTAAAGAGAATCAGAAAAAATAAAGTAGATGTTTTGAATTAAGGAGGAATCAGAGATGGCGAAAAGAATTATTACAATCAGTAGAGAATTTGGAAGCGGTGGACGTTTCATCGGAGAAAAAGTAGCGAAGAAACTTGGGATTGCTTATTATGATAAAAATATTATTAATGACATTGCAGAGAAGTCCGGTTTGTCACCGGAGTATGTTCAGAAAAATGCAGAATTATCTCCGAAAAAAGGATTATTTGCATATGCATTTGCCGGACGTGATATTACAGGAAAATCAGTAGAAGACATGGTGTATGAGGCACAGAGAAAGGTTATCTTAGAACTGGCTGATAAGGAATCTTGTGTGATTATCGGAAGAAATGCAGACTATATTCTGAAGGATAGGGACGATGTGCTGAATGTATTTATCTATGGGGATATGCCGGAAAAAACAAAGCGAATTATGGGGTTATATAATGTAGAAGAAAAGGAAGCTGTCAAAATGATGGCAGATACAGATAAAAGGCGTATGACGAATTATAATTTTTATACGGATCAGAAATGGGGAAAAACGAGCAATTATACGCTGTGTCTGAACAGCTCACAGCTTGGATATGACAGATGTGAAGCGATAATTATTGAGTGTGCAAAATAAAAATTTGCTTACATTTTTCAAAAAATAAAGTATAATTAGTATTGTAAAACCAAGTACGATTTACATGAAAATTAGGGATCATTTCATTCAAATTTACTGAGTGAAGGATCCCTTTTTCTATGTGACGTATCTTTAAATTGAAAGAGATGTAGTTATAATGAAAAGAATTAAAGCAGCTTGTATCACTTAGACATTGCTTTTTCAAATCATGATGGAGAAACGACAGAGTATGCAAAAAAAAGCGATTGTACAGGAGTGTGAAAAGTATAAAGCACAGTTAGAAAAGAGTGGAACAAAGTACAAAATTTTGTCAGAAAATATGATATTGCTGGAGAAGTGTAGTAAGAAAATCAGACGAATATATTTTTCCGAAGATTTGTCGTAAAAATGTGGTCAAATCAAGAAAATCGAGTGCGAAAGCAAGTGAAAAATCCCTGGGAAGCTGAGAGATACGCCATGCACAGCTCGGGAAAGAATTTCCTCGTTGCCGGGCTGTCGCCCTATAAAATAGCAAAAATAGACGCCTTTGCAAGTTCGTTCACAAAATCTTCACAAAATAATTAGCACTCACCTATTGACAGTGCTAATAACGCGTGCTATAGTACAGATAGAACAAAGGAAGGGGAACGAAAAGAAAGGTTCGCCAGAAAGTGTTCCGAACGTATTATGAGTGTTTGAAAGGAGACAGGACTTATGTTAATGCCTAGTATTTTTAATAATAATTTATTTGATGATGATTGGTTTGGATTTCCGTTTTACGGATATGCAGATAAAGCAGAGAACAGAGCAGAAAAGAAGCTCTATGGACATCATGCGAATAATCTGATGAAGACAGATATCAAGGAAATGAAAGATGGATATGAACTTGAGATTGATCTTCCAGGGTTCAAGAAAGATGAAGTTACTGCAGAATTGAAAGATGGTTATCTGACAGTCAGTGCAGCGAAAGGTCTTGATCAGGATGAACAGGAGAAAGAAACCGGCAGGTATATCCGCCGTGAACGTTACGCAGGAGCATGTCAGAGAAGTTACTATGTTGGTGAAGATATCACAGAAGAAGATATCAAAGCAGAATTTAAACATGGTATTCTGAAACTTTTTGTTCCGAAAAAAGAAGCAAAACCAGCGGTAGAAGAGAAGAAATATATCACAATTGAAGGTTAATATAGAAGATAAATTTCCCCCGGAGAGCAATCTCCGGGGTGTTTTACAGGCAGGAGGTGACAGAACATGGCAGCAAAGCGGGATTACTACGAGGTGCTCGGAGTAGCAAAGAATGCAGATGAGAAGACAATCAAAAAAGCTTACCGGAAGCTGGCGAAGAAGTATCATCCGGATACCAATGCCGGAAATCCGGATGCAGAAAAGAAATTCAAAGAAGTAACAGAAGCTTATTCG
The sequence above is drawn from the Coprococcus comes ATCC 27758 genome and encodes:
- a CDS encoding MATE family efflux transporter — translated: MAESNKMKEMPVNKLMVQMGIPMILSMALQAVYNIVDSAFVGNMRVGSEAALNALTLVFPVQMLMVAVGIGTGVGTNALLARTLGQGNSKKAAKVAGNSLFLGVIIYVVCLLFGIFGVKAYISSQTVDTEVLEMGVSYLRICCVISFGIIFFSLFEKLLQATGRSLYSTIGQVVGAVVNIILDPIMIYGIGPCPEMGVKGAAYATVIGQVASAVLLLIFHIKFNKEFEHGAKYMKPDGGIIKEIYKIGLPAIIAQALMSIMVYVMNLILKFNPAAQTAYGLFYKVQQFVLFLAFGLRDAITPIIAFAYGMRSKKRIQDGIKYGLIYIIVLMILGITITEIFPGVFATLFNAGQSREYFIEAMRIISVSFLFAGINIAYQGIYQALNGGIESLVISLLRQLIIILPLAGIFSMFVRNGQMGISLIWWSFPITEIVSCFAGYVFLKRIRKNKVDVLN
- a CDS encoding AAA family ATPase, producing MAKRIITISREFGSGGRFIGEKVAKKLGIAYYDKNIINDIAEKSGLSPEYVQKNAELSPKKGLFAYAFAGRDITGKSVEDMVYEAQRKVILELADKESCVIIGRNADYILKDRDDVLNVFIYGDMPEKTKRIMGLYNVEEKEAVKMMADTDKRRMTNYNFYTDQKWGKTSNYTLCLNSSQLGYDRCEAIIIECAK
- a CDS encoding Hsp20/alpha crystallin family protein, translating into MLMPSIFNNNLFDDDWFGFPFYGYADKAENRAEKKLYGHHANNLMKTDIKEMKDGYELEIDLPGFKKDEVTAELKDGYLTVSAAKGLDQDEQEKETGRYIRRERYAGACQRSYYVGEDITEEDIKAEFKHGILKLFVPKKEAKPAVEEKKYITIEG